The Xiphophorus hellerii strain 12219 chromosome 5, Xiphophorus_hellerii-4.1, whole genome shotgun sequence genome window below encodes:
- the LOC116719417 gene encoding CMRF35-like molecule 3, with protein MRSLSVLCCLFTVVLTLGAEINVEGVEGGEVSFKCAHKLAHNNKKYFCTDPCKTNEDILVDVSPGEIATAGRITLVDSEDGSFTVTITQLLLSDAQVYWCAVIRSISNTYTSVNLTVHKAFKTTVPPIVSSSWFPTDTNSTQLTTRMGTNATGNILAVTNSTTPTATVLANISLNPVLFAAAGTTATLIIFTLAVYARKRREMSKPRLLLCLDNKEPGSEATECQFNDKGAKSDISVITAHLQQRPTRPTGPVSLPVYENLPFSSGPRNLPADQQGIDDADHRIYITPLPSAAAEINSVSQSVSTEPPSTSLWFGLDVSRINHV; from the exons ATGAGGAGCCTCTCTGTCCTCTGCTGTCTTTTTACAG TGGTGTTGACACTGGGAGCCGAGATCAACGTTGAGGGGGTAGAAGGGGGAGAGGTGTCGTTCAAGTGCGCTCATAAACTGGcgcacaacaacaaaaagtacTTCTGCACAGACCCGTGCAAGACCAACGAAGACATTCTGGTTGACGTGTCCCCTGGTGAGATTGCCACCGCTGGAAGGATAACTCTGGTGGACTCTGAGGACGGCTCCTTCACGGTTACAATCACACAACTTCTTCTGTCAGACGCACAGGTGTACTGGTGCGCCGTGATCAGGTCCATCAGCAACACGTACACGTCGGTCAACCTGACTGTACATAAAG CTTTTAAAACGACGGTTCCACCCATCGTTTCTTCCTCCTGGTTTCCGACCGACACCAACTCAACACAACTGACAACCCGCATGGGAACAAATGCGACAGGAAACATCTTGGCAG TGACAAACAGCACCACTCCAACAGCCACAGTGTTGGCTAACATCAGCCTCA ACCCCGTGCTGTTCGCTGCGGCCGGGACCACTGCTACACTCATAATCTTCACCCTGGCTGTGTACGCCAGGAAACGCCGAGAAATGTCAAAACCTCGGCTCCTCCTTTGCCTCGACAACAAAGAGCCCGGGAGTGAG gcGACTGAATGCCAATTTAATGACAAGGGAGCAAAGAGTGATATATCCGTCATTACTGCTCATTTACAACAGCGTCCAACCAGACCCACAGGTCCAGTTTCCCTTCCCGTTTATGAAAACCTTCCTTTCTCCTCTGGTCCAAGAAATTTACCAGCAGATCAGCAAGGCATCGACGACGCAGACCACAGGATCTACATCACACCGCTGCCGTCTGCAGCGGCAGAAATAAACAGTGTGTCTCAGTCTGTCTCTACTGAACCGCCTTCTACATCGCTTTGGTTTGGTTTAGATGTTTCAAGAATAAATCACGTTTAG